A genomic stretch from Pochonia chlamydosporia 170 chromosome 4, whole genome shotgun sequence includes:
- a CDS encoding pyruvate formate lyase activating enzyme (similar to Metarhizium acridum CQMa 102 XP_007815961.1) has translation MDLTPEELGDWYMKLQEVGHVHNINIVTPEHVVPQVALSILHAKHLGLRVPIVYNTSSFDSLASLELMDGLVDIYLADFKVWETSTSKRLLKAHDYASTARESILAMHAQVGDLCFTADGIAKKGLLIRHLVMPGKEAEGTEIMKWLATEVSTDCFVNIMEQYRPDAHVGKRRRKSSGGGEDDIRYGDLNRAVTGEEVSVVRGAANKAGLWRFNDPPKHDGFAI, from the coding sequence ATGGATCTCACACCCGAGGAGCTCGGGGACTGGTACATGAAGCTGCAGGAAGTCGGCCATGtgcacaacatcaacattgtCACGCCAGAGCATGTTGTTCCGCAAGTGGCGTTGAGCATTCTTCATGCAAAGCATTTGGGGCTGCGAGTTCCGATTGTGTACAATACCTCAAGCTTTGATTCACTTGCGTctttggagttgatggacgGGCTCGTCGACATTTACCTGGCCGATTTCAAGGTGTGGGAGACTAGCACGTCCAAGCGGCTGCTCAAGGCACATGACTATGCCAGTACCGCCAGAGAAAGCATCTTAGCCATGCATGCTCAGGTGGGCGATCTGTGCTTTACCGCAGATGGAATTGCAAAGAAGGGTCTGTTGATCCGACATCTAGTAATGCCAGGAAAGGAGGCTGAAGGCACCGAGATCATGAAGTGGCTAGCGACGGAAGTTTCGACAGACTGCTTTGTCAATATCATGGAGCAATATCGCCCTGATGCCCACGTGGGTAAGCGGAGGCGCAAGTCGAGCGGAGGAGGTGAAGACGACATCCGGTACGGCGACTTGAATCGTGCCGTGACTGGCGAGGAAGTCTCCGTGGTACGAGGGGCCGCAAACAAGGCCGGGCTTTGGAGATTCAATGATCCCCCAAAGCATGACGGTTTTGCCATTTAG
- a CDS encoding tetratricopeptide repeat domain-containing protein, which produces MQVRSRSPSRERTSRLGGTRKPPIIVEERRQRHVSREREPVRERERERVRWNEPRAWNTFYDDEYGGYDPYHFQKPPAQNNKIIQPEPRRYPPPPPPRVSSSRVPYFEREEIYASDTGEDIEMDPSSRYIRRRPSSYSRRSWSHTTSLQRQPAVRMNPKDPKDVTVHMSLDAAPDLEGFLEENARLRRLGHFDAALSHFDETLASSLDNMYVRVQYAHCLYDARQYRKLAELAKKYPLAEEDSFDNGLFLNWTLLLRKAETFSEFDFHDTIEEEQLITQALNGFHYDRLDSTDLQILTLVVCMSPEDKVKDIAWYRVLDTLTSQHRIWDFRDIYLALEEKFGFKEARDVLYGPPLGGSPVNSIIADWSEVDDDETMLFGTLDLFASLAFACMKTKGNSKDAKKCLQAAERLATLLLERNIASLKTRPCLMWIMAGVFFEEYSMNRLEGNNISFTGPFRGEYRVSTRIFPNDELPLYAPHEDEIPSWSPKASGISDEAKKTTRVVLKAAEEIGDLPVQVGCLQQLLDQGSDNPSREIKRINELWMSAGNMASYLRLQLFRFMLVKTETDKRNVRRAILEHGESLSGGFTEYCRCMILRALSSKTWEKELYLDRANDTFPDDAEEEEKEEEDDQIVKYPKPSKGEVVTRDVARKGGLKRRETQYEEERKKVEEEKTKKLELEVRERREAEKDVQIKKLKEELEALKRERPPPAMQAQIAWDEWGVAKSKKKKKERVEGGNSTRDAVDTGLSGVGAADEVEIEGANRVTRRTDSERKEGTGTGDGPTVEVVD; this is translated from the exons ATGCAAGTAAGAAGCCGGTCCCCGTCTCGTGAGAGAACCTCAAGACTTGGGGGAACAAGAAAACCACCGATAATTGTCGAAGAACGCCGACAACGGCATGTTTCGCGAGAAAGGGAGCCAGTACGGGAGCGGGAGCGGGAAAGAGTACGTTGGAACGAACCGCGCGCATGGAATACTTTCTATGACGATGAATATGGTGGCTACGATCCGTATCATTTTCAAAAACCACCAGCGCAAAACAATAAGATCATACAGCCCGAGCCCAGGAGATAtccgccaccgccgcctcccagGGTGTCATCGTCACGAGTGCCCTACTTTGAGCGAGAAGAAATATACGCTTCAGATACTGGAGAAGACATTGAGATGGACCCCAGTTCGCGTTACATCCGAAGAAGGCCATCCTCGTATTCTCGTCGGTCATGGTCTCATACAACTTCTCTCCAGAGACAACCGGCCGTTCGTATGAATCCAAAGGATCCAAAAGATGTGACAGTACACATGTCCCTAGACGCAGCGCCAGACTTGGAAGGATTTTTGGAAGAAAACGCCCGTTTACGTCGACTGGGCCATTTCGATGCGGCGCTTTCTCACTTTGACGAGACGTTGGCATCGTCGTTGGATAACATGTATGTTCGGGTGCAGTATGCTCATTGCCTGTATGACGCGAGACAGTACAGAaagctggctgagctggCAAAGAAGTATCCATTGGCAGAGGAGGATAGCTTTGACAACGGCCTATTTCTAAATTGGACCCTGCTGCTACGAAAGGCGGAAACGTTTAGCGAGTTCGATTTTCATGACACGATTGAAGAGGAGCAATTGATTACACAGGCATTGAATGGCTTCCATTATGACCGACTTGACTCAACAGAT CTCCAAATCTTGACCCTGGTAGTTTGCATGTCCCCAGAAGACAAAGTGAAGGATATTGCCTGGTATCGTGTTTTAGACACCCTCACAAGCCAGCATCGTATTTGGGATTTCCGCGACATATACCTAGCACTCGAAGAGAAATTCGGTTTCAAAGAAGCGCGGGATGTGTTGTACGGCCCGCCCCTGGGAGGCTCTCCcgtcaacagcatcattgcCGACTGGTCAGAagtggatgacgacgaaacAATGTTGTTCGGAACACTCGACTTATTCGCCTCACTAGCATTCGCGTGCATGAAAACCAAGGGGAACAGCAAGGATGCGAAAAAGTGTCTCCAAGCTGCGGAGCGTCTGGCCACCCTCCTCCTAGAGCGGAATATTGCGAGTCTCAAGACGCGTCCCTGTCTGATGTGGATTATGGCAGGGGTGTTCTTTGAAGAATACAGCATGAATCGTCTCGAAGGCAACAATATCTCCTTTACGGGTCCTTTCCGAGGGGAATACCGCGTTTCCACGAGGATCTTTCCAAACGATGAGTTGCCGCTTTACGCACCGCATGAAGATGAGATTCCGTCGTGGAGCCCCAAAGCCTCAGGAATATCAGATGAGGCCAAGAAAACCACAAGAGTTGTTCTCAAAGCTGCAGAGGAAATTGGCGACCTGCCCGTGCAGGTAGGATGTCTGCAACAGCTGCTGGATCAAGGGTCTGACAATCCTTCCCGGGAGATCAAGCGGATCAACGAGCTGTGGATGTCGGCTGGGAACATGGCGTCGTATCTGCGCCTCCAACTATTCCGCTTTATGCTCGTAAAGACAGAAACAGACAAACGGAATGTGCGACGAGCAATACTCGAGCACGGTGAGAGTCTGAGTGGTGGATTTACAGAGTACTGTCGGTGCATGATTCTTCGTGCCTTATCATCCAAGACGTGGGAAAAGGAACTCTACTTGGATCGCGCGAATGACACATTTCCGGATGatgcagaggaggaggagaaggaggaggaggatgatcAAATTGTAAAATATCCCAAGCCGTCGAAGGGGGAGGTTGTAACTAGAGACGTTGCTCGGAAGGGGGGTTTGAAGAGGCGAGAAACGCAGTatgaggaggagaggaagaaggtggaagaggaaaagacgaagaagcttgAGTTGGAAGTCCGTGAACGTCGTGAAGCAGAGAAGGATGTGCAAATTAAGAAACTCAAAGAGGAGTTGGAGGCGTTGAAACGAGAGAGACCACCTCCGGCGATGCAGGCGCAAATCGCTTGGGATGAATGGGGAGttgcaaagagcaagaagaagaagaaagaaagagtTGAGGGAGGGAATAGTACTAGAGATGCTGTGGATACAGGATTGTCTGGGGTGGGAGCCGcggatgaggttgagattgagggTGCGAATAGGGTGACTCGGCGGACGGATTCTGAGAGAAAGGAGGGTACGGGCACGGGTGATGGTCCAACCGTAGAAGTTGTCGACTAG
- a CDS encoding Spc97/Spc98 family protein (similar to Magnaporthe oryzae 70-15 XP_003714410.1), whose amino-acid sequence MLHEILLSLSGHPSPLLRTPPSPEADASAGITPPERQLLTSAGHISDLHTKLIAYSAEVSTRHPSTICRAVATAINSTHLAAFQRKVLQVEESILKNDPDLVGAYNIVPLTAVMGEFQQWTRRLEWLWDTIQFIMASNEDGSACRGSTLIDRLRDELQSGYQDVAATAESLVKVAETTWLKQVSAWVLYGRLPSFGGGDFFVQKIQGPPEDYICVENCLPSFVTGATAASMIFIGKSLNHVRAMNSTNSSSGGLAHVSAKLHELSTLTFPLESSDFSKAIKAIRVSLSQNTLQRMLPLAKVSEMVQLLRDFFLLGRGEFAMALTHEADEKIRNRWRRAGNLAYEKDDSLKNITVKDGEVAAVLNRTWAVLVSMQGQHADEDDQLELARKLIQLHLTKSKPPAALVTGRGLDVEAANILATSPFRNMLFSVPAMLSLDLPSPLDMVISPSDLQLYSSMNAYLLSLRRAHIRLTDLWKITSLRRHYPSPRGASDHAVTLRERWSDRAWLLRSTWTTASAAIFFLAETEAFFQTEVVKTLWDNFHSWLIPPQPHHPSQTPTHDPQTLSTAHTLYLRTLTHRLLLTQPSFTSPLYILLQHIDHLVTHLHRLHSLFTSLDLEHDAGVVDAFVDLDREQSQVFSSLHNIQLKLKQGIESVVSALRNLESDSEFLAEWDGQGLVDDENEEGAYVPCRVGGVDRLLMKLDFGSWLGGKAWEE is encoded by the exons ATGCTCCACGAaatcctcctctccctctcgGGCCACCCATCCCCTCTCCTTCGTACACCTCCGTCGCCCGAAGCAGACGCCTCAGCGGGGATAACACCTCCCGAACGACAGCTCCTCACATCCGCCGGACACATAAGCGACCTTCATACCAAGCTCATTGCTTACTCGGCCGAAGTGTCCACGCGACACCCATCCACGATATGTCGCGCCGTCGCTACGGCCATAAACTCAACACATCTGGCTGCCTTTCAGCGAAAAGTCCTTCAAGTGGAGGAGAGCATACTGAAAAATGACCCCGATCTAGTCGGGGCGTACAACATTGTGCCGCTGACGGCTGTTATGGGCGAGTTTCAGCAGTGGACGAGACGGTTGGAGTGGCTATGGGATACGATCCAGTTCATCATGGCGTCGAACGAGGATGGCAGTGCGTGTAGGGGCTCGACACTGATTGATCGGCTGAGAGACGAGCTTCAGAGCGGATATCAGGACGTGGCTGCCACGGCAGAGAGCCTGGTCAAGGTGGCCGAAACGACCTGGTTGAAGCAGGTTTCCGCTTGGGTGTTATATGGCAGGTTGCCGAGTTTTGGGGGTGGTGATTTCTTTGTGCAAAAGATACAGGGTCCGCCAGAG GATTATATATGTGTGGAAAACTGCCTCCCTTCATTCGTCACAGGGGCAACAGCCGCATCCATGATATTCATCGGCAAATCACTCAACCATGTTCGTGCCATGAATAGCACGAACTCTTCATCCGGGGGACTAGCACATGTATCAGCCAAGCTGCACGAACTATCAACCCTCACATTCCCCCTCGAAAGTTCCGACTtttccaaagccatcaaggctATTCGCGTCTCCCTCTCACAAAACACCTTGCAACGAATGCTCCCCCTCGCCAAGGTATCAGAAATGGTCCAACTCCTCCgcgacttcttcctcctcggaCGGGGCGAATTCGCCATGGCCCTCACCCACGAAGCCGACGAAAAGATTCGGAACCGCTGGCGCCGAGCAGGCAATCTCGCCTACGAAAAGGACGACAGCCTCAAAAACATCACCGTCAAGGATGGAGAAGTCGCCGCCGTCTTGAACAGAACATGGGCAGTCCTCGTCTCCATGCAGGGCCAACACGCAGACGAAGACGACCAACTTGAGCTCGCCCGAAAACTGATACAGCTCCATCTCACGAAATCCAAACCACCCGCCGCCCTCGTCACAGGCAGAGGCCTAGACGTCGAGGCAGCAAACATACTCGCCACATCACCATTCCGCAACATGCTCTTCTCCGTCCCAGCCATGCTCAGTCTCGACCTCCCCTCCCCGCTAGACATGGTCATCTCCCCATCCGACCTCCAGCTCTATTCCTCCATGAACGCATACCTCCTGTCCCTGCGCCGCGCCCACATCCGCCTCACGGACCTCTGGAAAATAACCTCTCTTCGCCGACACTACCCTTCCCCCCGCGGCGCGTCCGACCACGCCGTCACTCTCCGAGAACGTTGGTCAGACCGAGCCTGGCTCCTCCGGAGCACATGGACCaccgccagcgccgccatcttcttcctcgccgaaACAGAAGCCTTTTTCCAGACTGAAGTCGTCAAAACCCTCTGGGACAATTTCCACAGCTGGCTCATCCCGCCGCAACCGCACCATCcctcccaaactccaactcACGATCCGCAAACCCTCTCCACCGCACACACCTTGTATCTACGCACGCTCACGCACCGCCTGCTCCTCACCCAACCGTCCTTCACATCCCCACTAtacatcctcctccaacacaTAGACCACCTCGTCACACACCTCCACCGCCTGCACTCGCTCTTCACGTCCCTCGACCTAGAGCACGACGCAGGTGTCGTAGACGCCTTTGTTGATCTGGACCGCGAACAATCCCAAGTATTCAGTTCACTGCACAACATACAACTCAAGCTGAAGCAAGGGATAGAGAGCGTCGTTTCGGCACTGAGGAACTTGGAAAGCGATTCTGAGTTCTTGGCTGAGTGGGATGGGCAGGGGTTGGTCgatgatgagaatgaggAGGGGGCCTATGTGCCGTGTCGTGTGGGCGGGGTGGAtaggttgttgatgaagttggatTTTGGGAGCTGGCTGGGCGGGAAGGCCTGGGAGGAATGA
- a CDS encoding SPG20 protein (similar to Sordaria macrospora k-hell XP_003349858.1), with the protein MASSNNDPKLLYAVHGIKAYHITNGVETSLTPSGPQTLSLLMVPTSLGFADPAETKSSEHDFYLHLHLPPELDLPLPATTQIYHKPPTSYLIPRWDLGREAGAFTRIEFPEVGSRPNVQEDVDTFETILAQCTSFLERALPPKPNRSQTAPVSGASVKAGDALPAYNPNDFTQGEGYVQGSQSSSGKGGRIVLVDEEDGSVVGELSDGFQVIEDTAIKPGSKDPVEIALPTDGSQAINIQPAPAYYEEEDRMHPAYKKSTIVSMGMRASRLLVTTSDYVSHALQGQADNFTKNTQPVTKPVSFTPTTHSHIRKINTFSTKAAGLSASTVGSISKVAQNLGANLSRRKDGRARGYDKEGNIIETYKPGVLNKSLMAFNTVVDGMEHAGRSLLTSTSSSVSQVVEHRWGAEAGEVSRNLGGGFKNVGLVYIDVTGVSRRAILKSVAKGMVVGNVKGGGQVIVGGDEKSQASSVKGGNGNGNGNGKNNPYGDTSSVSSGYDGNGKKPAS; encoded by the exons ATGGCTTCATCAAATAAT GACCCCAAGCTCCTCTATGCCgtccatggcatcaaagccTACCACATCACCAATGGCGTCGAAACCTCCCTGACCCCGAGCGGTCCTCAGACTCTCTCGCTTCTCATGGTTCCCACCTCCTTGGGATTCGCTGACCCTGCTGAAACCAAATCTAGCGAGCACGACTTCTActtgcatctccatctgccTCCCGAGCTGGATCTGCCCTTGCCCGCCACCACTCAGATCTACCACAAGCCCCCGACGAGCTATCTCATTCCTCGATGGGATCTTGGTCGCGAAGCCGGTGCCTTTACTCGAATTGAATTCCCAGAGGTTGGAAGCCGTCCAAACGTCCAAGAAGATGTAGATACCTTTGAGACAATCCTCGCCCAGTGCACGTCATTCTTGGAGCGCGCTCTtccgccaaagccaaacagGTCCCAGACAGCACCTGTGTCTGGCGCTTCTGTAAAGGCAGGCGACGCATTGCCTGCGTATAACCCGAATGACTTTACACAAGGCGAGGGCTACGTCCAGGGCAGCCAGAGCTCCAGTGGTAAAGGCGGCAGAATTGTCTtggtggatgaagaagacggcagTGTCGTTGGCGAGTTGAGTGATGGATTTCAGGTTATAGAAGATACAGCTATCAAGCCGGGATCTAAAG ATCCCGTTGAAATCGCCCTACCGACCGACGGCTCCCAAGCCATAAACATCCAACCCGCGCCGGCGTACtacgaagaagaagatcgaATGCACCCTGCCTACAAGAAATCCACCATTGTTAGCATGGGAATGAGGGCATCCCGGCTCCTCGTCACCACCTCAGATTATGTCTCTCATGCCCTGCAAGGCCAAGCAGACAACTTCACCAAGAATACGCAGCCCGTGACCAAGCCAGTTTCTTTCACACCCACAACGCACTCGCACATTCGAAAGATTAACACTTTCTCAACGAAAGCCGCCGGGCTGTCTGCGAGCACTGTCGGCTCCATTTCCAAGGTGGCACAGAACCTTGGCGCGAACCTTTCGCGACGCAAGGACGGGAGGGCCAGAGGGTACGACAAGGAGGGCAATATCATTGAGACGTATAAACCTGGTGTGCTCAATAAGAGCTTGATGGCGTTTAATACCGTCGTCGATGGCATGGAACATGCTGGCCGCAGTCTACTCACCAGCACATCATCTAGCGTGAGTCAGGTTGTCGAACATAGATGGGGCGCCGAGGCTGGTGAAGTCTCGCGCAACCTGGGCGGTGGCTTCAAAAACGTAGGATTGGTGTATATTGACGTGACGGGTGTGTCTCGCCGAGCTATTCTCAAGAGTGTGGCCAAGGGCAtggttgttggaaatgtCAAAGGTGGTGGACAAGTTATTGTCGGCGGAGATGAAAAGTCCCAGGCATCGTCTGTGAAAGGAGGCAATGGGAACGGGAACGGGAACGGAAAGAACAATCCATACGGCGATACATCAAGCGTATCCAGCGGTTATGACGGGAATGGGAAGAAACCTGCGTCGTAA
- a CDS encoding adaptin ear-binding coat-associated protein 2 (similar to Metarhizium acridum CQMa 102 XP_007815959.1) — MGLIDPATGAPLPEDAIQRVLFIANAVHVYNIPPLMSMDGYRATSWTVDPKRQIFTGRLRVVETAYESPTAEEQSSIKVDVVIEDPSNGELFAAAPYTGTFVVQEVLDSSRFFALTVRDPKGNKVVIGIGFEDRSDALDLRVALQQAQRALGLEKNADKKEVTKQVDKDYSLKEGETITVNIGSKLGRRRQPESPSTSDPATLQSFALPPPPSAAAGLGGAEQRGGFSLPPPPTADDVKKKRRSLRDLGFDDGQFGEFR, encoded by the coding sequence ATGGGTCTCATTGACCCTGCCACTGGCGCACCTCTCCCCGAAGATGCAATCCAGCGCGTCCTTTTCATCGCCAACGCCGTCCATGTCTACAACATCCCACCACTAATGTCTATGGATGGATACCGCGCAACCTCATGGACTGTCGATCCCAAGCGACAAATATTCACAGGGCGCCTGCGCGTCGTGGAAACAGCCTACGAGTCACCGACTGCCGAAGAGCAATCCAGTATCAAGGTCGACGTTGTTATAGAAGACCCTTCCAACGGGGAATTATTCGCCGCAGCCCCATATACCGGCACCTTTGTTGTTCAAGAAGTCCTCGACAGCAGTCGCTTTTTTGCGCTGACCGTGCGTGATCCGAAGGGGAACAAGGTGGTTATTGGTATAGGATTTGAGGATAGGTCCGACGCGCTTGACCTGAGAGTTGCGCTGCAGCAGGCTCAGAGGGCTCTAGGTCTGGAAAAGAATGCGGATAAGAAGGAAGTGACAAAGCAGGTGGATAAGGATTATAGCTTGAAGGAGGGCGAGACCATCACCGTCAATATTGGCAGCAAGttggggagaagaaggcagccaGAGTCGCCGAGTACGTCTGATCCGGCTACGTTGCAGTCTTTTGCGTTGCCGCCTCCGCCGAGTGCTGCTGCGGGTTTGGGAGGTGCTGAGCAACGCGGTGGGTTTTCTTTGCCGCCCCCACCGACTGCGGATgatgtgaagaagaagaggagatCATTGCGTGATTTGGGGTTCGACGACGGTCAGTTTGGGGAATTTCGGTAG